In Candidatus Anstonellales archaeon, one DNA window encodes the following:
- the pth2 gene encoding peptidyl-tRNA hydrolase Pth2 codes for MLNRIFGKIRNNLKNESVKQAIVVRTDLKMGKGKIAAQVAHAAVMGYILVKKKSPELVLKWEKGGQEKIVLKVESESALLDLYSNAQKELPCVIIRDAGKTQIAPSTPTCISLGPYYESTIDKFTSRLKLL; via the coding sequence ATGCTAAATCGCATCTTTGGAAAGATTCGTAACAACTTAAAAAATGAATCAGTAAAGCAGGCTATAGTAGTAAGAACGGACTTAAAAATGGGAAAAGGAAAGATTGCTGCTCAAGTGGCACATGCAGCCGTAATGGGCTACATACTGGTAAAGAAAAAGAGCCCTGAACTCGTTCTAAAATGGGAAAAAGGAGGGCAAGAAAAAATAGTGTTGAAAGTCGAAAGTGAAAGCGCACTTTTAGATCTTTACTCTAATGCTCAAAAGGAACTTCCTTGCGTTATAATACGCGACGCAGGAAAGACACAAATCGCTCCATCAACCCCTACATGCATATCGTTAGGTCCATATTACGAATCCACAATAGACAAATTTACTTCCCGTCTAAAACTCCTTTAG
- a CDS encoding amylo-alpha-1,6-glucosidase yields the protein MISFRSEDLLFEKGKTNDWLLSNRIGGYASSTIIGLNTRKYHGLLIGSDQNLTRTLYLSKIEDSAVIGEEEFPLSVNQYPEGVIHPDGHKRLRLFEFSDVAKFVYYVEGLEIQKTIMVVTGENTVVINYRLEGSRKPGSFLKLRPLINIRDVNSNTQREIDYSVKRIGNGFFVMRPKVLYVISDLASYKEEPLTYYNMVYERERERETGELDNHYSPGYFLCSCEKNEMNIIASTEEINFERIKKRLSQEAKRKIEMLERYYKETGFSKNVFATSLVLAADSFVIEREGKKAIIAGYHWFSEWSRDALLSLPGLLLSTYRYNEASEVLESIANRMKGGSIPNIFGSDAPNADSPLLFINAVYLYLKKTGDFGFVKDKMWKKMKEAITWYLTANEFCEVDKEDGLLKTKKPGLTWMDAKGQSGFFNPRVGKPVEINALWFNAAMIMSELAETFEPSVKEEFSALAEKIKKGFQKFWNPAKRALFDMIEPADAATRPNQIFAVSLPFSPLSHEQQRGVFAKVFRSLYTPLGLRSLSPSDPQYKEVYSGNQEERDAAYHNGTIWPYLLGAFFDAHRRVFKRVEAGAIELVEPFEDNLRKYGVGTVNEIFEAKTLRPDGCISQAWSVAEILRVYTTVKKDGIHWF from the coding sequence ATGATTTCTTTTAGGAGTGAGGACTTATTATTTGAAAAGGGAAAGACAAATGATTGGCTTCTTTCAAATAGGATAGGAGGATATGCCTCATCTACGATCATAGGATTAAACACTCGAAAGTATCATGGGCTTTTGATAGGGTCTGACCAGAACCTTACAAGAACACTTTACCTCTCAAAAATAGAGGACAGTGCAGTTATTGGAGAAGAGGAATTTCCGCTTTCCGTGAATCAATATCCGGAGGGGGTTATCCATCCAGACGGACATAAGCGCCTTCGTCTTTTTGAATTCTCCGACGTAGCAAAGTTCGTCTATTACGTCGAAGGACTTGAAATCCAAAAGACAATAATGGTCGTGACGGGGGAAAACACTGTTGTAATAAATTACCGTTTGGAAGGTTCAAGGAAACCCGGCTCTTTTCTCAAGCTACGTCCTCTTATAAATATCCGTGACGTCAATTCAAACACTCAAAGAGAAATAGATTACAGTGTAAAGCGAATAGGCAATGGTTTTTTTGTTATGCGTCCCAAAGTTCTTTACGTTATTTCGGATTTGGCAAGTTACAAAGAAGAACCTTTAACCTATTACAACATGGTTTACGAAAGAGAGAGGGAAAGAGAAACTGGGGAACTGGATAACCACTATTCTCCCGGTTATTTCTTATGTTCTTGTGAGAAAAACGAAATGAATATAATAGCTTCGACTGAGGAGATAAATTTTGAGCGAATAAAAAAAAGGCTCTCACAGGAAGCAAAAAGAAAAATTGAAATGCTTGAGCGGTATTATAAAGAAACTGGTTTTAGCAAAAATGTTTTTGCAACTTCTCTTGTGCTTGCAGCAGACTCCTTCGTCATTGAAAGAGAAGGAAAAAAAGCTATAATCGCGGGATATCATTGGTTCTCTGAGTGGTCTCGGGATGCTCTGTTATCTCTTCCCGGATTATTACTTTCAACTTATAGGTACAACGAAGCATCCGAAGTTCTGGAGAGTATAGCTAACAGAATGAAAGGTGGAAGTATCCCGAATATTTTTGGTTCGGATGCACCAAATGCAGATTCCCCGCTTCTATTCATAAATGCAGTCTATTTGTACTTAAAAAAGACGGGTGATTTTGGATTTGTAAAGGACAAGATGTGGAAAAAAATGAAGGAGGCTATCACGTGGTATCTTACTGCCAATGAGTTCTGCGAAGTGGATAAGGAAGATGGGCTGTTGAAAACAAAGAAACCGGGGCTTACGTGGATGGACGCAAAGGGCCAAAGTGGATTTTTTAATCCGAGAGTTGGTAAACCTGTTGAAATAAATGCTCTTTGGTTTAACGCTGCAATGATCATGAGTGAATTAGCAGAAACGTTCGAGCCATCAGTAAAGGAGGAGTTTTCTGCTCTGGCTGAAAAGATAAAAAAAGGATTTCAAAAATTCTGGAATCCTGCTAAACGTGCTCTTTTTGACATGATTGAGCCGGCGGATGCGGCTACACGGCCAAACCAGATATTTGCTGTATCACTGCCTTTTTCTCCGCTTTCGCATGAACAACAGAGGGGAGTCTTTGCAAAGGTTTTTAGGAGTCTTTACACTCCTCTTGGATTGCGGAGTTTATCTCCGTCAGACCCACAGTATAAGGAGGTTTACTCTGGGAATCAAGAAGAAAGAGATGCAGCATACCACAATGGAACTATTTGGCCATACCTTCTTGGAGCCTTTTTTGATGCGCATAGAAGAGTCTTTAAGAGAGTAGAAGCAGGTGCAATAGAATTAGTGGAGCCGTTTGAGGACAACTTAAGAAAATATGGTGTTGGGACCGTGAATGAGATATTCGAAGCAAAAACATTGAGACCAGATGGCTGTATTTCCCAGGCTTGGAGCGTTGCAGAGATACTTAGAGTTTATACAACTGTAAAAAAAGATGGGATACACTGGTTTTAG
- a CDS encoding thioredoxin domain-containing protein, whose product MIDIKEINIKSILFIFWIITLLGCINTSEQGNFTQTKKEVQLEFLYADWCVHCNNMKPIVLELARELPPDRFELIMLNEKDIANPKIKEVYEKYTEMGFFKGFPTFVINGETALVGERSKQDFNLWVCAHFKPPKPTKCSS is encoded by the coding sequence GTGATCGATATCAAGGAGATCAATATAAAAAGCATTTTGTTTATTTTTTGGATTATCACTCTTCTTGGATGCATCAACACGTCTGAACAAGGGAATTTTACTCAAACTAAAAAAGAAGTCCAACTCGAGTTCCTATATGCTGACTGGTGCGTTCACTGCAACAATATGAAGCCAATCGTTCTTGAGTTGGCTCGAGAGCTCCCTCCAGATAGATTTGAATTAATAATGTTAAACGAAAAAGACATAGCAAATCCGAAGATAAAGGAGGTTTATGAGAAATACACAGAAATGGGTTTCTTTAAGGGCTTCCCAACTTTTGTTATAAATGGAGAAACTGCGCTTGTTGGGGAGAGAAGCAAACAAGATTTTAATCTTTGGGTCTGCGCACACTTTAAACCACCAAAGCCGACCAAGTGCTCTTCTTAA
- the proS gene encoding proline--tRNA ligase: MKNPKNRFSEWYSEITQKADLCDLRYNVKGFVVFMPNSVITMKEMYRIYEKELEKRGHKPIWLPALIPESNFKKEGEHVEGFTPQVFWVSHAGKNALEERLAMRPTSETAIYKMFSLWIRSENDLPFKTYHSAQVWRYETRATRPFIRSREFHWIETHNAFANVEDALKQVKEDMELTEEVLHKRFGIPFIFFSRPQWDKFPGADYTFAADTLMPDGKVLQLPSTHLISEKFSKAFGIGYLDKNGERRNCRTTCYGPAISRIYAALISIHGDDRGLVLPFELAPVQVIIVPIIKKERSNDIISFCKKVCKKLETKYRAFLDLSENTPGFKFNKWEMLGAAIRIEVGEKEVAESKVTLVRRDTGEKETVSLKELNRRISAIKRNMISRLRERADDEFQRRIFDAKNIDELNEKIKLGGFVKVPLCTIEMEGKICADKIKEVSNGDVRGEAYGKREKVGGTCVVCGKAANSLVYVARQY, encoded by the coding sequence ATGAAGAATCCAAAAAACAGATTTTCAGAATGGTATAGTGAGATTACTCAAAAAGCCGATTTGTGTGATTTACGTTATAACGTGAAGGGATTTGTAGTATTTATGCCTAACTCAGTAATAACCATGAAGGAGATGTACAGAATCTATGAGAAAGAGTTGGAAAAAAGGGGCCACAAGCCAATTTGGCTCCCAGCATTAATTCCAGAATCCAACTTTAAGAAGGAAGGAGAGCATGTAGAAGGATTTACACCCCAGGTTTTTTGGGTAAGCCATGCCGGGAAGAATGCTCTTGAAGAACGATTAGCTATGCGACCTACTTCGGAAACTGCGATTTATAAGATGTTTTCTCTTTGGATTCGTAGTGAAAATGACCTTCCATTTAAAACTTACCATTCTGCCCAAGTCTGGAGATATGAAACAAGGGCGACAAGACCATTTATAAGAAGCAGGGAATTTCATTGGATAGAAACCCATAATGCGTTTGCAAATGTGGAGGACGCGCTCAAGCAGGTAAAGGAAGATATGGAGTTAACCGAAGAAGTGTTACATAAAAGATTTGGGATTCCGTTTATATTTTTTTCTCGGCCTCAGTGGGATAAGTTTCCAGGTGCTGATTACACTTTTGCTGCGGATACCCTTATGCCTGACGGAAAAGTGTTGCAGCTTCCTTCGACACATTTAATAAGTGAAAAGTTTTCAAAGGCTTTTGGAATCGGATATCTGGATAAGAATGGAGAGAGAAGAAATTGCCGCACGACCTGTTATGGCCCAGCAATATCTCGTATATATGCTGCACTTATTTCAATTCATGGGGACGATAGAGGGCTGGTCTTGCCATTTGAGCTTGCTCCTGTTCAAGTGATTATAGTCCCAATAATAAAAAAAGAAAGGTCAAACGACATAATCTCATTTTGCAAAAAAGTTTGCAAAAAACTAGAGACAAAGTATAGGGCCTTTCTTGATCTTTCAGAAAACACGCCAGGTTTCAAATTCAACAAATGGGAGATGTTGGGCGCTGCTATTAGAATCGAAGTCGGTGAAAAAGAGGTCGCTGAGAGTAAAGTCACTTTAGTAAGACGAGATACTGGTGAAAAGGAAACTGTGAGCCTTAAGGAGTTAAACAGAAGAATCAGTGCAATAAAGAGAAATATGATAAGCCGCCTCAGAGAAAGAGCAGATGATGAATTTCAAAGGAGGATTTTTGATGCAAAAAACATCGATGAGCTTAATGAGAAGATAAAGTTGGGTGGTTTTGTTAAGGTCCCTCTGTGTACTATAGAAATGGAAGGGAAGATTTGCGCAGATAAGATAAAGGAAGTCTCTAATGGTGACGTAAGAGGGGAGGCATACGGAAAAAGAGAAAAAGTAGGTGGAACGTGTGTGGTGTGTGGTAAAGCCGCCAACTCTTTGGTATATGTAGCTAGACAGTATTGA
- the rbcL gene encoding type III ribulose-bisphosphate carboxylase, whose translation MAKIDWYLEFVDEDYLPNADDIVALFYFEPGNGISKKEAAGRIASESSTGTWTTLATLPPRMRKLMAKVYELNGNFAKIAYPIELWEEANAPQLLAGLAGNIFGMKAIKNLRLLDAKFPPKYLKSFKGPTKGIQGVRKLMGIKNRPLTGAVPKPKIGFSSLEHSQIAYETWMGGFDLVKDDENLTSVTFNKFEERVALMERMREKAEKATGDKKDALINITAPVEVMEKRAKLLYESGFGFAMIDVVVAGTSAVQYMREILEDYGMAIHAHRAMHASFDRNPKHGISMLFLAKLMRLIGVDQLHAGTGVGKLVGRKDEIKAISDVLREKRVKAVENLLLEQNWGNIKPALPVSSGGLHPGLIPDVIKLFGTDCVILVSGGIHGHPDGTRAGAKAAMDAIYATLDGISLEEASKKSNALAKALQKWGHFKPK comes from the coding sequence ATGGCGAAAATTGATTGGTATCTAGAATTTGTAGATGAAGACTATCTCCCCAACGCAGATGATATAGTTGCTCTTTTTTATTTTGAGCCCGGCAATGGAATAAGCAAAAAAGAAGCTGCAGGAAGAATAGCTTCTGAGAGTTCAACAGGAACGTGGACAACTCTTGCGACCCTCCCTCCACGCATGAGAAAGCTGATGGCAAAGGTTTATGAGTTAAATGGCAATTTTGCCAAAATAGCCTATCCTATAGAGCTATGGGAAGAAGCAAATGCACCCCAACTTCTTGCTGGACTTGCTGGAAACATTTTTGGCATGAAAGCCATCAAAAATTTAAGGCTTTTAGACGCAAAATTCCCCCCCAAATACCTAAAAAGCTTCAAAGGCCCAACAAAGGGAATTCAAGGAGTAAGAAAACTGATGGGTATAAAAAACCGTCCCTTAACCGGCGCAGTACCGAAACCAAAAATTGGGTTCTCTTCTCTGGAACATTCGCAGATAGCCTATGAAACTTGGATGGGGGGGTTTGACCTTGTTAAGGATGACGAAAATCTAACCTCTGTCACATTCAACAAATTTGAGGAGAGAGTAGCTTTGATGGAAAGAATGCGTGAGAAAGCAGAGAAGGCCACTGGAGACAAAAAAGACGCTTTAATAAACATAACTGCCCCTGTTGAGGTTATGGAAAAGAGGGCAAAGTTGTTATACGAATCAGGTTTTGGGTTTGCGATGATTGATGTTGTTGTAGCGGGTACAAGTGCCGTGCAGTATATGCGCGAAATACTCGAAGACTATGGAATGGCAATACATGCTCATCGTGCTATGCACGCCTCCTTTGACCGCAATCCAAAACACGGAATCTCGATGCTCTTTCTTGCAAAGCTTATGCGGCTGATAGGCGTTGATCAGCTTCATGCTGGTACTGGTGTTGGAAAACTTGTAGGCCGCAAAGATGAGATAAAAGCAATCTCGGATGTGCTGAGAGAAAAAAGGGTGAAAGCCGTTGAAAATCTTCTACTTGAACAAAACTGGGGTAATATAAAACCAGCGCTTCCTGTTTCTTCAGGAGGTCTGCATCCCGGCCTTATCCCAGACGTAATTAAACTTTTCGGAACTGATTGCGTAATACTTGTCAGTGGGGGGATTCATGGTCACCCTGATGGAACACGTGCTGGAGCGAAGGCTGCGATGGACGCAATATATGCGACCCTTGATGGCATTAGCTTGGAAGAAGCATCCAAAAAAAGCAATGCCCTTGCGAAAGCACTTCAGAAATGGGGCCATTTCAAGCCAAAATAA
- a CDS encoding Holliday junction resolvase-like protein, with translation MEINEFYFFALSALLIIVGFFLGQLITERRLEKMVSEIREDAIKRSRSVLTGQFMEQIAPYLPNFKYSPTEVRFIGKPIDFIVFEGMDEKDIKRVIFVEVKTGKSTLSTQEKKLRDAVKKGKVDWEEYTLPTSLQDEPN, from the coding sequence ATGGAGATAAACGAGTTTTACTTCTTTGCTCTTTCCGCTCTTTTAATAATTGTTGGCTTTTTTCTTGGGCAGCTGATTACAGAGAGGAGATTAGAAAAGATGGTATCCGAGATAAGAGAAGACGCCATAAAAAGATCGCGTTCAGTCTTGACAGGTCAATTTATGGAGCAGATTGCTCCATATTTGCCGAACTTCAAATATTCTCCTACAGAGGTGCGCTTTATAGGAAAGCCAATTGATTTTATAGTTTTTGAGGGAATGGACGAAAAAGATATCAAGCGTGTCATATTTGTCGAAGTCAAAACAGGCAAAAGTACTCTTTCGACTCAAGAAAAAAAATTACGCGATGCGGTGAAGAAAGGTAAGGTTGATTGGGAGGAGTATACTCTTCCAACATCTTTGCAAGATGAGCCCAATTAG
- a CDS encoding DUF2797 domain-containing protein: MYPHILSFNSREMKIDIRDSDTVSNLDTKGEMRLLFSKYRQCIGYRSDSSPNPWNRCPAITRNIRQCPLCSYRDISRIYTIGDFSLYPHLEKELENESYYIYLAAFGEDKIKCGITKNERLNERFIEQGADFGCALFEVNGLSLAFRIEKELQETFGFSNAVFIKEKIARINFDSKKAKENLKRAIERVLESDVFCEFSLTPRILDLGTHYPYVTNALESKKIDGKILGAKGLLLFWSDAEDNKYLINMKSQEGRFLVSFANL, from the coding sequence ATGTACCCCCATATCCTTTCGTTTAACTCAAGAGAAATGAAAATAGATATCAGGGACAGTGACACCGTATCAAATCTAGATACGAAGGGAGAGATGCGCCTTCTGTTTTCTAAATACCGCCAATGCATTGGATACAGATCCGATTCTTCACCCAACCCATGGAACCGCTGCCCAGCCATTACAAGAAATATACGTCAGTGTCCGCTGTGCTCTTATCGAGATATCTCTCGCATCTATACTATCGGAGATTTTTCCCTCTACCCTCACCTAGAAAAAGAGTTAGAAAATGAATCTTATTATATCTACCTAGCCGCATTTGGAGAAGATAAAATTAAATGCGGAATCACAAAAAATGAAAGGCTCAATGAAAGGTTTATTGAGCAGGGAGCAGATTTTGGCTGTGCCCTATTTGAGGTAAATGGTCTCTCACTCGCATTTCGAATAGAAAAAGAACTTCAAGAAACTTTTGGTTTTTCAAATGCTGTTTTTATAAAAGAAAAAATTGCAAGAATAAACTTCGATTCCAAAAAGGCAAAGGAGAATCTCAAGCGAGCAATAGAGCGTGTTCTGGAGTCAGATGTCTTTTGTGAGTTTTCATTAACCCCGAGAATATTAGATCTTGGAACCCATTATCCATACGTAACCAATGCATTAGAGTCAAAAAAAATCGATGGAAAAATTCTGGGTGCAAAAGGCTTATTGCTTTTCTGGAGCGATGCTGAAGATAACAAATATCTCATAAACATGAAGTCTCAAGAGGGAAGATTTTTAGTTAGTTTTGCTAATCTTTGA
- the thpR gene encoding RNA 2',3'-cyclic phosphodiesterase, with protein MRVFFAVDLPPNIQKYLFQVARALKGRYIRTVPPENLHITLKFLGEQQPEKVDQIITLIRKVPFKEFDIVIHGIGAFPNKKHARVIWAGADSKELSALVKTIEEHLSLSHEPFKGHVTLARLSGNQPNQLQSFFSLYKDVFFGSFKCTSFALKQSKLTPIGPIYETLFQFTNNPSL; from the coding sequence ATGCGTGTCTTTTTTGCTGTCGACCTTCCTCCGAATATACAAAAATACCTTTTTCAAGTAGCAAGAGCACTTAAGGGCAGATATATCAGAACTGTTCCACCAGAAAACCTCCATATAACTCTTAAGTTTCTAGGAGAGCAGCAGCCTGAGAAGGTTGACCAAATTATAACGCTTATTAGAAAAGTTCCCTTTAAGGAATTTGATATCGTAATACATGGAATAGGTGCATTCCCAAATAAAAAGCACGCTCGCGTAATATGGGCTGGCGCAGATTCAAAAGAACTCTCAGCTCTAGTAAAAACTATCGAGGAGCATCTTTCTCTAAGCCACGAGCCGTTTAAAGGCCATGTAACGTTGGCACGACTTTCCGGAAATCAACCAAACCAGCTTCAGTCTTTCTTTTCCTTATATAAAGATGTTTTTTTCGGTTCTTTTAAGTGCACTTCATTTGCTCTAAAACAGAGTAAGCTAACCCCTATTGGACCAATTTACGAAACTCTCTTTCAGTTCACAAACAATCCATCCTTATAA
- the cca gene encoding CCA tRNA nucleotidyltransferase, producing the protein MDIPQKTQKAMVICAYALSRIKPSHEENAATRKIVDEFYLVLRNVVPSDVDVELMGSVAKGTHLRGSTDLDFFLLFPKTYSKTQVKTLGLTYAKKASKNSKYEIRYAEHPYLRTYFHGYKIDIVPSYKIGRIREKGTSVDRSQLHTKYIKERLSDSQKDDVRLLKQFMKNLGIYGAELRVEGFSGYACELLILCYGTFMKLLESASKWDSPTIDIENYYGGRAREKFDSPIVIIDPVDMKRNVAAVISHTSLSRFILAARKFLKEPSSSFFFKEKVVHNRKHLRKLILDRKSRFLAIEFKAPNLVEDILWPQLRKTARAMLAFLHACDFIPLGHYFWSDGKKCMIFFEFLVYELPAIRKLYGPAVKFENDVSKFIEAHKNAINLHLEHERIVAIEKRKLTNAYLALKILLKNPSKHGIPKNFRPCLKKVRFLTLSDLLSDKYISVAGDYYTRKIE; encoded by the coding sequence ATGGATATACCTCAAAAGACCCAAAAGGCAATGGTTATTTGTGCTTACGCACTATCAAGAATAAAGCCTTCTCATGAGGAAAATGCCGCAACAAGAAAAATAGTCGATGAATTCTATCTAGTCCTTCGTAATGTAGTACCTTCAGATGTAGACGTAGAGCTTATGGGGTCCGTTGCAAAAGGAACACACCTCAGAGGCTCAACAGATCTTGATTTTTTTCTTTTATTTCCTAAAACTTATTCAAAGACGCAAGTTAAAACCCTGGGTCTCACATACGCTAAAAAGGCAAGCAAGAATTCAAAATACGAAATAAGATACGCCGAACATCCATATCTTCGCACATACTTTCACGGCTATAAAATTGATATAGTGCCCTCATATAAAATAGGCAGAATACGAGAAAAAGGTACGTCAGTTGATCGATCTCAACTCCATACAAAATACATAAAAGAGCGACTTTCTGACTCGCAGAAGGATGACGTACGCCTGCTAAAACAATTTATGAAAAATCTTGGAATCTACGGTGCAGAGCTTCGAGTTGAGGGATTTTCAGGATACGCATGCGAACTTCTAATCCTCTGTTATGGAACCTTTATGAAGCTTCTTGAGTCAGCTTCGAAGTGGGACTCCCCAACAATCGACATTGAAAACTATTATGGCGGAAGAGCAAGGGAAAAGTTTGACTCTCCAATAGTAATTATTGATCCAGTAGATATGAAAAGAAACGTTGCTGCCGTGATATCCCATACATCCCTGAGCAGATTTATACTTGCAGCCAGAAAATTCTTAAAAGAGCCATCTTCAAGCTTCTTTTTCAAAGAAAAAGTCGTCCATAACAGAAAGCACCTTAGGAAGCTGATTCTAGACAGAAAGTCAAGATTCCTTGCTATCGAATTTAAGGCACCGAATTTAGTTGAAGATATCTTGTGGCCACAGCTTCGCAAGACAGCGCGGGCTATGTTAGCTTTTCTTCACGCTTGCGATTTTATCCCTCTTGGACACTATTTCTGGTCTGATGGTAAAAAATGCATGATTTTCTTTGAATTTCTCGTTTATGAACTTCCAGCAATAAGAAAACTGTATGGTCCCGCAGTAAAGTTTGAAAATGACGTTTCTAAGTTTATTGAAGCCCACAAGAATGCCATTAATCTCCATTTAGAGCACGAGCGAATCGTTGCAATAGAAAAAAGAAAATTAACTAATGCTTATTTGGCTCTAAAAATACTATTAAAAAATCCCTCTAAACATGGAATCCCAAAAAATTTCCGTCCCTGTCTTAAAAAAGTCCGCTTCCTAACTCTTTCAGACTTATTGTCCGATAAATATATCTCTGTAGCAGGTGACTACTATACAAGAAAAATAGAATGA
- a CDS encoding tetratricopeptide repeat protein produces MSPAKPSPTDARTHYQKGNLLYEKGEYEKAIECYNMAIILNPAFSEAYFNRGLCYYNLKNFDKAIQDYTKAAELDPKNAVIYNNRGDSYYRKQDFEKAILDYDKAISLNGRYLKAYYNRGLAYACLEDYEKAVEDFSMVIELNHTFAEAYHLRGLAYDYLNELDKAIADYDKAIELNPNFTEAINHRELAKSKKEGGGAGQSGTPQQGSINPIKLLQKPNMKFSDVAGMEKLKTEINEAIVYPLLKPDLARKYGKFGGGGMMLYGPPGCGKTFIVKAAAGECNSAFINAKISDVLDMYVGNTEKNIHAIFETARKNTPSIVFFDELEALGGRREDMTQATSYMKMAVNQLLYEMDGIESNNVNVLILGATNAPWDVDPALRRSGRFGKTIFVPEPDFASRKAILRMHAKKRPVSKFIAYNRIALATWGYSSSDLKALVEDAAAIPWREAFKTGKQRNITTSDFITALKKRRSTLPPWYEQAKKQIGRQEERTIIDGKEHLKITESKMGVGEKEAFRDLLKVIEWKNKWYVKAAEWLIRKIALYLPIPF; encoded by the coding sequence ATGTCCCCAGCAAAACCAAGTCCTACTGATGCTCGCACCCATTATCAAAAGGGTAATCTCCTTTATGAGAAGGGCGAATACGAGAAAGCCATAGAATGCTACAATATGGCAATAATACTTAACCCTGCATTTTCAGAAGCATATTTCAATCGAGGCCTTTGCTACTACAACTTAAAGAATTTTGACAAGGCAATTCAAGATTATACAAAAGCTGCAGAGTTAGACCCAAAAAATGCAGTAATATACAACAATAGAGGAGATTCTTATTATAGAAAACAGGATTTTGAAAAAGCGATATTAGACTATGACAAAGCAATAAGTCTGAATGGGCGATATCTCAAGGCATACTATAATAGGGGACTTGCATACGCTTGTTTGGAAGATTATGAAAAAGCAGTAGAAGACTTTAGTATGGTAATAGAGCTGAATCATACTTTTGCAGAAGCCTATCATCTACGGGGTCTTGCTTATGATTACTTAAATGAGCTTGATAAGGCGATAGCCGATTACGACAAAGCAATAGAGCTAAATCCAAACTTCACAGAAGCCATAAACCATCGAGAGTTAGCAAAGAGCAAAAAAGAAGGAGGAGGGGCCGGGCAATCTGGCACCCCACAGCAGGGAAGCATAAATCCAATAAAGCTTCTTCAAAAGCCAAACATGAAATTTAGCGATGTTGCCGGCATGGAGAAGCTAAAAACAGAAATAAATGAAGCAATAGTCTATCCTCTCCTCAAACCTGATTTAGCACGAAAGTATGGTAAGTTTGGCGGCGGAGGTATGATGCTTTATGGTCCTCCAGGATGTGGAAAAACATTCATCGTCAAGGCAGCAGCTGGAGAATGCAATTCTGCATTTATCAATGCAAAAATATCAGATGTTTTGGACATGTATGTAGGCAACACAGAAAAGAATATTCACGCAATATTTGAAACCGCACGAAAAAATACCCCAAGTATAGTTTTTTTCGATGAACTTGAAGCTCTTGGTGGGAGAAGAGAAGATATGACGCAGGCTACCTCTTATATGAAAATGGCAGTAAATCAGCTCCTTTATGAAATGGACGGAATCGAATCAAATAACGTAAACGTTCTCATTCTTGGTGCTACGAACGCTCCCTGGGACGTTGACCCTGCCCTGCGGCGTTCTGGTAGGTTTGGAAAAACAATATTTGTACCTGAACCTGATTTTGCCTCACGCAAAGCAATTCTTCGCATGCACGCAAAAAAGAGGCCCGTATCAAAATTTATTGCGTACAACCGAATAGCTCTTGCAACGTGGGGTTACTCCTCTTCCGACCTAAAAGCGTTGGTTGAAGATGCAGCTGCAATTCCATGGAGAGAGGCTTTCAAGACAGGAAAGCAGAGGAATATTACAACCTCTGATTTTATAACTGCTTTAAAGAAAAGACGCTCTACTTTGCCCCCATGGTACGAACAAGCAAAAAAGCAAATAGGGCGGCAGGAAGAAAGAACCATAATAGACGGAAAAGAGCATTTAAAAATTACTGAAAGCAAGATGGGTGTAGGTGAAAAAGAGGCCTTCAGAGACCTCCTAAAAGTAATTGAGTGGAAGAATAAATGGTATGTCAAAGCTGCAGAGTGGCTTATAAGAAAAATTGCGCTTTATCTTCCAATACCATTTTAA